In one Alphaproteobacteria bacterium genomic region, the following are encoded:
- a CDS encoding enoyl-CoA hydratase, with protein MAYEFIELELRDRVGIIRLNRPKALNALCAGLVRELGSALDALEANPDIGAVVLTGSEKAFCAGADIKEMAEKTFVEAYCEDFVTADWERIVTCRKPVIAAVAGYALGGGCEIAMMCDFILAADNAKFGQPEITIGILPGAGGSQRLTRFVGKSKAMEMILTGRMMDAEEAERAGLVSRILPLDQLVDEAVKTATRIAEMSLPSAMMAKEAVNRAYETTLAEGVRFERRLFHAAFSTEDQKEGMAAFVEKRQPHFKHR; from the coding sequence ATGGCCTATGAGTTCATCGAACTGGAACTGCGCGACCGCGTCGGCATCATCCGGCTGAACCGGCCCAAGGCCCTGAATGCGCTGTGCGCCGGCCTGGTGCGCGAGCTGGGCAGCGCCCTGGATGCGCTGGAGGCGAACCCGGACATCGGCGCCGTCGTGCTGACCGGCAGCGAGAAGGCATTCTGCGCCGGCGCCGACATCAAGGAGATGGCCGAGAAGACCTTCGTCGAGGCCTATTGCGAGGATTTCGTCACCGCCGACTGGGAGCGCATCGTGACCTGCCGCAAGCCGGTCATCGCCGCGGTGGCCGGCTATGCGCTGGGCGGGGGCTGCGAGATCGCGATGATGTGCGATTTCATCCTTGCCGCAGACAACGCCAAGTTCGGCCAGCCGGAGATCACCATCGGCATCTTGCCGGGTGCCGGCGGCTCGCAGCGGCTGACGCGTTTCGTCGGCAAGTCGAAGGCGATGGAAATGATCCTGACCGGCCGGATGATGGACGCCGAGGAGGCCGAGCGGGCCGGCCTGGTCAGCCGGATCCTGCCGCTGGACCAGCTGGTCGACGAAGCGGTGAAGACCGCGACGCGGATCGCCGAGATGTCGCTGCCGTCGGCGATGATGGCGAAGGAAGCTGTCAACCGGGCCTATGAGACGACCCTGGCCGAGGGCGTGCGGTTCGAGCGGCGGCTGTTCCATGCTGCGTTCTCGACCGAGGACCAGAAGGAAGGCATGGCCGCCTTTGTCGAGAAGCGCCAGCCCCACTTCAAGCACCGCTGA
- the rpsT gene encoding 30S ribosomal protein S20, whose translation MAHHKSARKRIRRAERRTTINRNRVSRIRTFIRKVEAAIASGDAAAARAAFDIVEPEVQRGVIKGVLHRNTAARRISGLARRINAMGA comes from the coding sequence ATGGCGCACCACAAATCCGCGCGCAAACGCATTCGCCGCGCCGAGCGGCGCACGACCATCAACCGCAATCGCGTCAGCCGTATTCGCACCTTCATCCGCAAGGTCGAGGCCGCGATCGCGTCCGGCGACGCCGCCGCCGCGCGCGCCGCGTTCGACATCGTCGAGCCGGAGGTGCAGCGCGGGGTGATCAAAGGCGTCTTGCACCGCAATACCGCCGCGCGTAGGATTTCGGGACTGGCCCGCCGCATCAACGCGATGGGCGCCTGA